In a genomic window of Struthio camelus isolate bStrCam1 chromosome 20, bStrCam1.hap1, whole genome shotgun sequence:
- the SPACA9 gene encoding sperm acrosome-associated protein 9 isoform X1, with protein MNEVKETLRNIEQNYRLFQQQQFTFITALQRTRENAHDMIRPVASIRQVQSYMDHHCNNSTDRRILSMFLNICNDLSRLCQNLETLHPGNSVTNGILERCKLLLSHSNDLSAIRAKYPHDVVNHLSCNEAKNHYGGVVSLIPIVLDCVKEWVAHTEKLPRHMLCNVSGGSAISEKKAAQDVPARAAISPKPPSVHLRAQTSVSNKDCVQVQGSKHVRKKHLTGTENHSGKLKGPWKPPGRHAF; from the exons ATGAATGAGGTAAAGGAGACCCTAAGAAACATAGAACAGAACTACAggctcttccagcagcagcagtttaCATTTATCACAGCACTGCAACGCACCCGAGAGAATGCACATGACATGATCAGACCTGTGGCAAGCATCAGACAG GTACAGTCCTACATGGACCATCACTGTAACAATTCCACTGACCGGCGTATCCTCAGCATGTTCCTGAACATCTGTAACGACCTAAGCAGGCTCTGCCAGAACCTGGAAACCCTGCATCCTGGTAACAGCGTAACCAATGGCATTTTGGAAAgatgcaagctgctccttagccaCAGCAATGATCTGAGCGCCATCCGAGCTAA ATACCCCCATGATGTTGTGAATCACCTGAGCTGCAATGAAGCAAAGAATCATTATGGAGGTGTAGTGAGCCTCATCCCCATCGTTCTAGACTGCGTGAAGGAGTGGGTAGCCCACACTGAGAAGCTGCCACGGCACATGCTGTGTAACGTGAGTGGTGGAAGTGCTATCTCTGAGAAAAAGGCAGCCCAGGATGTACCAGCTAGGGCAGCCATTTCCCCCAAACCACCTTCTGTCCACCTTAGAGCTCAGACCTCAGTTAGTAACAAAGATTGTGTACAAGTACAGGGAAGCAAGCATGTCAGAAAGAAGCACCTGACTGGCACAGAAAATCACAGTGGGAAACTCAAGGGTCCCTGGAAGCCACCTGGTCGACATGCTTTTTAA
- the SPACA9 gene encoding sperm acrosome-associated protein 9 isoform X2 produces the protein MNEVKETLRNIEQNYRLFQQQQFTFITALQRTRENAHDMIRPVASIRQVQSYMDHHCNNSTDRRILSMFLNICNDLSRLCQNLETLHPGNSVTNGILERCKLLLSHSNDLSAIRAKYPHDVVNHLSCNEAKNHYGGVVSLIPIVLDCVKEWVAHTEKLPRHMLCNAN, from the exons ATGAATGAGGTAAAGGAGACCCTAAGAAACATAGAACAGAACTACAggctcttccagcagcagcagtttaCATTTATCACAGCACTGCAACGCACCCGAGAGAATGCACATGACATGATCAGACCTGTGGCAAGCATCAGACAG GTACAGTCCTACATGGACCATCACTGTAACAATTCCACTGACCGGCGTATCCTCAGCATGTTCCTGAACATCTGTAACGACCTAAGCAGGCTCTGCCAGAACCTGGAAACCCTGCATCCTGGTAACAGCGTAACCAATGGCATTTTGGAAAgatgcaagctgctccttagccaCAGCAATGATCTGAGCGCCATCCGAGCTAA ATACCCCCATGATGTTGTGAATCACCTGAGCTGCAATGAAGCAAAGAATCATTATGGAGGTGTAGTGAGCCTCATCCCCATCGTTCTAGACTGCGTGAAGGAGTGGGTAGCCCACACTGAGAAGCTGCCACGGCACATGCTGTGTAAC